The DNA window aaCGTCCTGCAATAACGAAGCGGTGACAATTAGAACACGTTCCTTGACAGGCTCTGTAATCATTGCTGGGAGCAGATCTGGCACACGTCAGTAACACGAGTATCATACGGAACTGGGCCAGTCTtagcccttattgccaccagatcGGTCAAACCGATTCAGACCAATTTTGGACggcggatcaggtccattatgcagatccgtgccAGATTTTCTGGTAGGTGTGGCCCAGTGTAGTTTTTCTATCTGGGGGCTTAGTAAACACTGACCTATACACAGATGCACCGTGACTATCGTCAATCGTCAATGGACaatcgatcataatctccaaaaggcagatattctccttcagaatcagaaaagGTGAATTACAGATCCAAGACTTCGTCACACGGGAACTTTTTTTTCAACCTTGGTGcatttctgcttcaatttgtgcaaagCTATGACCCATATTGCTTTCAcgtcattaaaaacaaatgtgcatgtccacgtcttctttgtgtgtttctcacgagtaaaggccccggtacagttcacgcacccgacttgtcgtgcgacatgttgacgtcacggggaacgttgtaaccatgtatacttgcgcgtggtagtcgcgacacaatttgcagtattctcctgaacggaggcacggtatccattgacgttaatggcagtagcaactagcttctttgctgatatttcagacttagcttgcacaactgaaggattagcctaccatctcgtttatgagatgagcttgtgtaatctccctaaatggaaagatatatatctttttttaggtctagcagatatcctttggttgaaaataaatctcttccttaccttttgctggaatacttatgtgcctcggtcctagtcatttccccctaatatcctcctgttgcaactctcactggtaacttcgttaacttatccaacgtagttcacgactgtaaacaaatcagtcatccaaacggcaactctcgctgcagcctagccaagttaacttcccacttttcaaacttactattattcaaacttcatgactacagtcgtttttaaaatgaatgggcttatttaagatgttggataggctatatgataatgcctgaatgtggtttatgtggttgatgactgtataaggacactggctccgtgagcttggcttcaatctcttcctagttgtcgtgcgaggttggcgcgcgcggctgataaaaaatgttcagtgtccgacaggtcggcgcgcggctgaaatgtggcttgcgacacaggaaattacgtcattttgacgtcacattgtcgcgcgacaggtcgggtgcgtcgagtatacttctagcataATACTTCCTGAAAACATTTGGGCTTGAATCAAAACTATGAATGTCTGCCAACTAGCGGTGGAGAGTGCATAtgagatttgtcaccctacCTGGATCTatcgtctgttttaatcagtgaccGTGACGTTGCTTGTCGCAATTTTGCGACTGGCTCTTAGAGGGTTAAACACAAAGGAGTGCAGAGGaagctcagcctcctctaaaatatcacggaaaattgcatcaaataatgcctattaggctacattagccAGCCTGctattccaactagaacatgctttaaaaaaaaaaaaaaaaaaaaaacggttttGCCGGTCATCTATTGTGATTTTGCACGCCTAATACATTGCTGTGACGACATgatccattaaaatccccatagaCGCTCGGCTTCACTGGACTTCAAtggcactacggagtgggctggtctcaGTGCACAAAAAGCTAGGTGTTTATTGAATAAACGCCACAAAATCGTCATTTCCAGGGAAGCCCGGCTTCTCTGGGagtgaatgggacagtgggatggccTGGACGCTgagcttctgtatgatgattggaggaaccgtcatAGTGGCTGGACtttttttgattgacagcaTATGTCGCGATTGGACAGGAAgggtttcaagttcagggatgcgtgaaAGTTACACAACGttacagggttggcaggtgaaGTCGAGAGGCAAGGCGAGGCAAGGCAGGAGTTGCAGCTCAAATGTTTAattctattgcatattttgtaCATATCCTAATCCtaatgtggagttacagagtttGTGTTGTGGCTATACTGTTTGGTCTATTCTGGGTTTTGTGATATATTTTTccctcaaataacaatatagcagcaataatattaCTTTAATTattgaccatttttatcagagcttctCCTATTCCAAAGAGCAGCAACCACCACTGTTTTTCATGCattggtaattccttggaatggCTTTTCTAGTTATATGATCTTCCCTCTGGCCAAAAAAGTCAATCCAAGGTCCTGACTCACTGTGGCACTTATTGTGAAGAGTAGGGGGTTcccttagtctggctatcaccatactaagctcaatcttttaagatcgaacattagtatggggaggctgcgctttgtttctactgaatagagacagatgtgcaggtttccagcctgaactgCCGGGGGAAATCCAAATTCGGGTTCCCTGGTGTCCtggctgaattcccaacctcGCTCATTCAGTCTGGCCCCCTAATCATCCCCTACAGTGTAATTGGTTCAATCACTCACGcactctccacctcaagctggtgtcTGGTGAACATTCTGGCACATAATGGCTGCtgtgcatcacccaggtgggtgctacTCATTGGTGGtagttagtgaggttcccccctcaatgtgaagtgctttgagtgtcatgaaaagtgctatataaatataatGTATTGTGTTTGTTGTATGATATGTTCTGTTCTTACATTGTACAATACATTAGTACTGAACTgaactcctcttctctcaatCCAGCGACAACAATCTGACAGAAAAAGGCCTGGGAATCACCCAAGAACAGGTACTAGTCTAGGTAGTCTAGATCTGACTCAGTAGTATATTAAACTCTTGTGAGCCAAATCTCAATGTATTGTTGTCTTTACAAGCTCACCAAGGATGAGAAGATCAAAATTCGTAAATGCATAGAACATAGGAATAAGCAGTCCAAGGCAgatgtagaaaatacatttcttcCAAAGATAAAGGTACTCCCTTTTCGACTTCTGCTCAATATtctcttatatatatatatatatatatataataataaataaataaactagtaGCACAttttctgtctcaggctcactCCAACGAGGTGGATTTTAAGATTTTCACTGTCAGTTCAAAGGGATTCCAGAAACAGGATAATGACTGTGTGTTATCTGCAGAGGATACAGGTAAATGTCATCCATTGATGGGATTCAAAACAGCTAGtcacatatatttatttatacatctgtttttagtcaactttaccgGTGATgtcaataattctggagggcaGTGTATTTGTACATGAACTACTTTGCTACCAAAAACAGGATTTTATTCATTGCTCTTCTGTGTATGTTTTCTTTAGAAATCCCAGCTCTGAGGGAACTGCTACAAGATCTCAATGTCAGTTTCTCCAAGAAGATGGAGGACGAGTACATCAAGGAAGTTGGGGGGGTTCTGTCCTTGATCCAAGGCTCAAAGTGTGATGGACACATTGATGTTGAGATTGTAAGTCTATATGTGTCAGTGTCTCTTTACCTTTAAGATCAGCTATCAATGATATTACTTATAAGGAAATCTCATTTTGTTTTCAGGCTAAGGAAAAACGTCAGGCTTACAGGACATTGAACGAAAAACTAACAAAAGCCCTGACTGACTTGTGTCAATCACTGGAAAATAAGTACAATGATCTGGACCAGTGCCTCTCTAAATTGGCAAATGAGTCTATGGCGGTCTCCCCAAAAGAAGCAGAAGAAAAAGTGATAAAACCAGTATGTATATAAATtgttatatactgtaatataattCAGAaatggtaaataaataaatgcaaatataaatgtggggtggtggtggtggtggtaggggaGTACTTGTTAATTCACTCCATAGCTACAGGGGGAAATGTTTTTAGATGGCTCCAATGCGTCAGGCGGATTTGTGTCTTCTTGCATGCATATAAAATGGCTGTCTGGTTTCAGGAGAGGCCAAACTTCCGGGGGTACCACAGAACTCTGAAAGCGCTGTGTATGAAAGGAGGATTTACAATTTCAAAGGACCCTGAAAGTGGAACAGAGATAGTCACAGATCTTAATGATGTGCTTGTTTCGCACATGAAAGTAAATGTGGACAAAATATTTAATGATCTGTTTGAGTAAGTTGCATTCGAGCTAAAGTTATGTCTTTAAAATGAAGAAAACAAATATCGGTAACCATTTGTCATGACTCTGTCATGAACACATGACACTgccatgacacatgaaccctaacctaaccctgaTCCTAAATTGTCATGATAAAAAACGAATGATACTCAATGACAGAACTGTTttgtgattaaaggtttatgacttgtttgtaatgtttatgacacgttcatgactgtcatgtcactctcatgtagataccttcaagtaaaatgtaaacatttccaCTGATGAGCATTTCTTTTTCCAGCAGGAGGCGCTCAAGACAAGCTCAGTTTGTGTTAGCCCTGCTTGAGCAATTTGACCCCATCGGTGAAGTTATGAAGGAATTCACTCATTTAAAACTCATTCTGTTCTTTATTAAGACTCAGGTGAGCTGCACCCAACCAACATGTACTGCATGCATCACACACTAAAAAGTGTTGTGTGAAAACATATACACCAACCACTGCAACTACTGAAGGTGTTTTTCCCCTTTATCAGCGGAATAAGCGAAAGACAGAGCTGAATGGACACATTCGTCAAATGACAAAAGAAATCTACAACTGTCTCTCAGACACCATAGAGTCTGTTATGCTCCCAGTGTATGATAGTAAGTTTATTCTATGGATTATATGTGTTATGTAACCTTTAAAATAAACAATGGTGTGCATTAAACCACGACTAACTATGACTGACAGTCTTGTTAACCAACCTATAATATCCAGTGAATATTGTTAGTGAATGttgaggtgatgtgtgtgtgtgtgtgtgtgtgtgtcatacctcATATTGTCAGAGGCAGCATCTGAATCTGGAGAAGGAGCCTTCGGGAGAATGCAGCAGGTGCTGAGAAAGGGCATAGAGGAACACAAGGCCACCATGTACACAGTAGCCAGGCTGAAAATGCTGGAGAAGTTTGATCACATGACGGTACGGAAATACATGTGTTCCTTTAGCCATTACCTATTAAAGTCATACTGAAAATGCAATTTTAAAGTTTAAGGGTGCTTTAACACCAACAGCATTTCAAACGATCCATTCGAACCAAAAGCTCTTAGTTCGGTTAGTTTTCGTtgtccattgatcacgcctcttgtgcagtagaaatacaacacagactccccagactaatgttcagtctcaaaagattgagcttggtctggcaATAATAAGgctaacatactgtattttcCCTCTCACTTTTAATTACTCATAATAATGTTTACTTCATGCTGCCTTTTTAGAATCATATTGAGAAAACACTGAGAGAATTACAGGACATTGTTGCTGATGCACTTAGTCTGaggttcagcttgcctctcccTGGTGAGTACATGCTTCAACACGCTGCAAATGAATGATTGCTGTAGGGTTCTGACATTTCTCTGTTTCATCCATAAATTATAACATGCAAAGTTTCCCCAAAGTTTACACATCAAACCACTTTAACTAACCCTTACACAAATGAGCCTAACAAGGGACTTTGTTATGAATTAGTAATGCATGCAGAGTCTCAAGTCCAGCTTTTCAgtgaaataaatatttgaaaagtCATATATTTTGTAATCTTGCAGATATCACTGAGGAGGTGGAAAGGATGAAAAGAGTTGTAGAGCAAATACGTGCTTAACTCTCCAACAATCAACAGTACTGTCAATCATCTTGGTTTCTGTGGAAGCCTGTAAT is part of the Sardina pilchardus chromosome 22, fSarPil1.1, whole genome shotgun sequence genome and encodes:
- the LOC134070023 gene encoding nuclear GTPase SLIP-GC-like isoform X1, which codes for MKKIEADANEETDAFSQYIRSLIKDPKSKKTKVGVIGRTGVGKSYLINTILGEKVLPSGSELACTSVIIQVEANDPQKTDFTAEIKLISKQDWEHELEILRQILDKGTREYEESDVKSARDKIKAVYGQDGVNKTLEELKSVVIPDLVDKTENGPTAEELERAIRRYVKSGEADSTQLFYWPLVKSVTIKVPGHNDILENLVLIDLPGTGDINKSRREMGKNCRRECSTMWILSDINRADSDQSSWDILSFHLKEMRGGECNSITYICTKTDQMDAEDADNYMSDNNLTEKGLGITQEQLTKDEKIKIRKCIEHRNKQSKADVENTFLPKIKAHSNEVDFKIFTVSSKGFQKQDNDCVLSAEDTEIPALRELLQDLNVSFSKKMEDEYIKEVGGVLSLIQGSKCDGHIDVEIAKEKRQAYRTLNEKLTKALTDLCQSLENKYNDLDQCLSKLANESMAVSPKEAEEKVIKPERPNFRGYHRTLKALCMKGGFTISKDPESGTEIVTDLNDVLVSHMKVNVDKIFNDLFDRRRSRQAQFVLALLEQFDPIGEVMKEFTHLKLILFFIKTQRNKRKTELNGHIRQMTKEIYNCLSDTIESVMLPVYDKAASESGEGAFGRMQQVLRKGIEEHKATMYTVARLKMLEKFDHMTNHIEKTLRELQDIVADALSLRFSLPLPDITEEVERMKRVVEQIRA
- the LOC134070023 gene encoding nuclear GTPase SLIP-GC-like isoform X2; this encodes MKKIEADANEETDAFSQYIRSLIKDPKSKKTKVGVIGRTGVGKSYLINTILGEKVLPSGSELACTSVIIQVEANDPQKTDFTAEIKLISKQDWEHELEILRQILDKGTREYEESDVKSARDKIKAVYGQDGVNKTLEELKSVVIPDLVDKTENGPTAEELERAIRRYVKSGEADSTQLFYWPLVKSVTIKVPGHNDILENLVLIDLPGTGDINKSRREMGKNCRRECSTMWILSDINRADSDQSSWDILSFHLKEMRGGECNSITYICTKTDQMDAEDADNYMSDNNLTEKGLGITQEQLTKDEKIKIRKCIEHRNKQSKADVENTFLPKIKAHSNEVDFKIFTVSSKGFQKQDNDCVLSAEDTEIPALRELLQDLNVSFSKKMEDEYIKEVGGVLSLIQGSKCDGHIDVEIAKEKRQAYRTLNEKLTKALTDLCQSLENKYNDLDQCLSKLANESMAVSPKEAEEKVIKPERPNFRGYHRTLKALCMKGGFTISKDPESGTEIVTDLNDVLVSHMKVNVDKIFNDLFERRSRQAQFVLALLEQFDPIGEVMKEFTHLKLILFFIKTQRNKRKTELNGHIRQMTKEIYNCLSDTIESVMLPVYDKAASESGEGAFGRMQQVLRKGIEEHKATMYTVARLKMLEKFDHMTNHIEKTLRELQDIVADALSLRFSLPLPDITEEVERMKRVVEQIRA
- the LOC134070023 gene encoding nuclear GTPase SLIP-GC-like isoform X3 — translated: MKKIEADANEETDAFSQYIRSLIKDPKSKKTKVGVIGRTGVGKSYLINTILGEKVLPSGSELACTSVIIQVEANDPQKTDFTAEIKLISKQAEELERAIRRYVKSGEADSTQLFYWPLVKSVTIKVPGHNDILENLVLIDLPGTGDINKSRREMGKNCRRECSTMWILSDINRADSDQSSWDILSFHLKEMRGGECNSITYICTKTDQMDAEDADNYMSDNNLTEKGLGITQEQLTKDEKIKIRKCIEHRNKQSKADVENTFLPKIKAHSNEVDFKIFTVSSKGFQKQDNDCVLSAEDTEIPALRELLQDLNVSFSKKMEDEYIKEVGGVLSLIQGSKCDGHIDVEIAKEKRQAYRTLNEKLTKALTDLCQSLENKYNDLDQCLSKLANESMAVSPKEAEEKVIKPERPNFRGYHRTLKALCMKGGFTISKDPESGTEIVTDLNDVLVSHMKVNVDKIFNDLFDRRRSRQAQFVLALLEQFDPIGEVMKEFTHLKLILFFIKTQRNKRKTELNGHIRQMTKEIYNCLSDTIESVMLPVYDKAASESGEGAFGRMQQVLRKGIEEHKATMYTVARLKMLEKFDHMTNHIEKTLRELQDIVADALSLRFSLPLPDITEEVERMKRVVEQIRA